From the genome of Bacteroides sp. MSB163, one region includes:
- a CDS encoding DUF362 domain-containing protein → MAYVINDSCVACGTCIDECPVGAISEGDIYSIDPETCTECGTCADVCPSEAIHPAE, encoded by the coding sequence ATGGCTTACGTAATTAATGACAGTTGTGTTGCTTGTGGTACTTGTATTGACGAATGTCCGGTAGGAGCTATCTCTGAAGGCGATATCTACTCTATCGACCCTGAAACTTGCACTGAGTGCGGTACTTGTGCTGATGTTTGTCCGTCTGAAGCAATTCACCCGGCAGAATAA
- a CDS encoding pyridoxal phosphate-dependent aminotransferase encodes MNQLSDRLNSLSPSATLAMSQKSAELKAQGVDVINLSVGEPDFNTPDHIKEAAKKAIDDNFSRYSPVPGYPALRNAIVEKLKKENGLEYTAAQISCANGAKQSVCNAVLVLVNPGDEVIVPAPYWVSYPEMVKLAEGTPVIVTAGIEQDFKITPAQLEAAITPKTKALILCSPSNPTGSVYSQEELKGLADVLVKHPQVIVIADEIYEHINYIGKHQSIAQFPEMKDRTVIVNGVSKAYAMTGWRIGFIAGPEWLVKACNKLQGQYTSGPCSVSQKAAEAAYTGTQAPVEEMRKAFERRRDLIVKLAKEVPGFEVNVPQGAFYLFPKCDSFFGKSAGDRKIENSDDLAMYLLEVAHVACVGGASFGAPECIRMSYATSDENIVESIRRIKEALAELK; translated from the coding sequence ATGAATCAATTATCAGATCGTTTGAACAGTTTGTCGCCCTCGGCGACGCTGGCTATGTCGCAAAAGAGCGCCGAGTTGAAGGCACAAGGCGTTGACGTAATTAACCTGAGTGTGGGAGAGCCTGACTTTAATACTCCTGACCACATCAAAGAGGCTGCGAAAAAAGCGATAGACGACAACTTCTCTCGCTATTCTCCTGTTCCGGGATATCCGGCTTTGCGTAATGCAATCGTGGAGAAACTGAAAAAGGAAAACGGTCTGGAATATACAGCCGCACAAATTTCGTGTGCCAATGGTGCTAAACAATCAGTTTGTAATGCAGTATTGGTGTTGGTGAACCCAGGTGATGAAGTGATTGTGCCTGCTCCTTACTGGGTAAGTTATCCGGAAATGGTGAAGTTGGCTGAGGGCACTCCGGTGATTGTTACCGCAGGTATTGAACAGGATTTCAAGATTACTCCTGCACAGTTGGAAGCTGCTATCACTCCGAAGACTAAAGCATTGATTCTTTGTTCACCTTCTAATCCGACCGGTTCAGTTTACTCCCAGGAGGAATTGAAAGGTTTGGCTGACGTGTTGGTAAAACATCCGCAAGTTATTGTTATTGCTGATGAAATTTACGAGCATATCAATTATATTGGCAAGCACCAGAGTATTGCTCAGTTCCCCGAAATGAAAGATCGTACGGTAATCGTAAATGGTGTATCTAAAGCATATGCCATGACTGGTTGGCGTATAGGCTTCATTGCCGGACCGGAATGGCTTGTAAAAGCTTGTAATAAGTTGCAGGGGCAATATACTTCAGGTCCTTGTTCAGTATCTCAGAAAGCAGCTGAAGCTGCTTACACTGGAACACAGGCTCCTGTAGAAGAAATGCGTAAGGCTTTCGAACGTCGTCGTGATTTAATTGTGAAGTTGGCAAAAGAAGTTCCGGGATTTGAAGTAAACGTACCGCAGGGTGCTTTCTATCTGTTCCCGAAATGTGATTCTTTCTTTGGAAAATCTGCTGGTGACCGTAAGATTGAAAATTCGGATGATTTGGCAATGTACTTGTTGGAAGTAGCTCATGTAGCTTGTGTAGGTGGTGCTTCATTCGGTGCGCCTGAATGTATCCGTATGAGTTATGCGACCAGCGATGAGAATATTGTGGAATCTATCCGCCGCATTAAGGAAGCATTGGCTGAACTGAAATAA
- a CDS encoding bifunctional 3,4-dihydroxy-2-butanone-4-phosphate synthase/GTP cyclohydrolase II has product MEKVKLDTIEEAIEDFKAGNFVIVVDDEDRENEGDLIIAAEKITPEKVNFMLKHARGVLCAPVTVSRCKELDLPHQVSDNTSVLGTPFTVTIDKLEGCTTGVSAADRAATIQALADPASTPATFGRPGHINPLYAQEKGVLRRAGHTEATIDMARMAGLYPAGALMEIMNEDGSMARLPELRKMADEFNLKLISIRDMIAYRLKQESIVEEGVEVDMPTEHGHFRLIPFRQKSNGLEHVALFRGTWEQDEPILVRVHSSCATGDIFGSKRCDCGEQLHKAMEMINKAGKGVVVYLNQEGRGIGLMEKMKAYKLQEDGLDTVDANICLGHLADERDYGVGAQILRELGVHKMRLMTNNPVKRVGLEAYGLEITEIVPIETTPNQYNERYLRTKKERMGHTLHFNK; this is encoded by the coding sequence ATGGAAAAAGTGAAATTAGATACAATAGAAGAGGCGATTGAAGACTTCAAGGCCGGTAACTTTGTGATTGTAGTGGATGATGAAGACCGCGAAAACGAGGGCGACTTGATTATCGCTGCGGAGAAAATAACTCCTGAGAAGGTAAACTTTATGCTGAAGCATGCACGTGGCGTGCTTTGTGCACCGGTTACCGTGTCACGCTGTAAAGAATTGGACTTGCCTCACCAGGTCAGTGACAATACTTCCGTATTGGGCACCCCTTTTACGGTGACTATCGATAAGCTGGAAGGTTGTACTACCGGTGTTTCTGCTGCCGACCGTGCCGCTACCATTCAGGCACTTGCTGATCCGGCTTCTACTCCGGCAACCTTCGGACGTCCGGGACACATCAACCCCTTGTATGCTCAGGAAAAAGGTGTATTACGTCGTGCCGGGCATACAGAAGCTACAATTGATATGGCTCGTATGGCAGGTCTTTATCCTGCGGGTGCACTTATGGAAATCATGAATGAAGATGGATCAATGGCTCGTCTGCCCGAATTGCGTAAGATGGCTGACGAATTTAACCTGAAGTTGATTTCTATTCGTGACATGATTGCCTATCGTCTGAAACAAGAATCCATTGTGGAAGAAGGTGTAGAAGTAGATATGCCTACCGAACACGGACATTTCCGATTGATCCCTTTCCGTCAGAAATCTAATGGTCTGGAGCACGTGGCTCTGTTCAGAGGTACGTGGGAGCAAGATGAGCCGATTCTGGTACGTGTGCATTCCTCTTGTGCCACAGGAGATATATTCGGCTCCAAGCGTTGCGACTGCGGCGAACAACTGCATAAGGCTATGGAAATGATTAATAAAGCCGGTAAAGGAGTAGTTGTTTATCTGAACCAGGAAGGGCGTGGTATTGGCTTGATGGAGAAGATGAAAGCGTATAAGTTGCAGGAAGACGGACTAGATACGGTGGATGCCAACATCTGTCTGGGACACCTGGCTGATGAGCGTGATTATGGTGTAGGTGCTCAGATTCTGCGTGAATTGGGTGTACACAAAATGAGACTGATGACAAATAATCCTGTGAAGCGTGTGGGGCTGGAGGCTTATGGATTGGAGATTACAGAGATTGTTCCTATTGAAACGACCCCGAATCAGTACAATGAACGTTACCTGCGTACAAAGAAGGAACGCATGGGACATACGTTACATTTTAATAAGTAA